In one window of Psychrobacter sp. P2G3 DNA:
- a CDS encoding thiazole synthase, whose product MSQATTQTAIENPALVQDTFTVGSRTFSSRLLVGTGKYKDMNETGIAIAASAAEIVTVAIRRTNIGQNSNEPNLLDVISPDKYTILPNTAGCFDAETAVRTCKLARELLGGHNLVKLEVLGDENSLYPNIMETLKAAKVLIDDGFEVMVYTSDDPIVAQELESMGCVAIMPLGSLIGSGLGLLNRHTLSLIIENAKVPVLVDAGVGTASDAAIAMELGCDGVLMNSAIANAQNPVMMAHAMKHAVWAGREAFLAGRMPMRKMATASSPQTGYFFQ is encoded by the coding sequence TACCGTTGGTAGTCGTACGTTTTCGTCACGGCTGCTGGTAGGTACTGGCAAATATAAAGATATGAATGAGACAGGGATAGCTATTGCAGCATCAGCGGCTGAAATTGTTACTGTCGCTATTCGCCGTACTAATATTGGCCAAAACAGTAACGAGCCTAACTTACTCGATGTGATTTCGCCTGATAAATATACGATTTTACCCAATACTGCCGGTTGCTTTGATGCTGAAACCGCGGTTCGTACTTGTAAGCTTGCTCGTGAGCTATTAGGTGGTCATAATCTAGTAAAGCTTGAAGTATTAGGTGATGAAAATAGCTTATACCCTAATATTATGGAAACTTTAAAAGCGGCAAAAGTACTGATTGATGATGGCTTTGAAGTAATGGTATACACATCAGACGACCCTATCGTCGCGCAAGAGTTAGAAAGTATGGGCTGTGTGGCGATTATGCCGCTTGGTAGCCTTATTGGTTCTGGTCTTGGGCTACTTAATCGCCATACACTCAGCCTAATTATCGAAAACGCTAAAGTGCCCGTATTAGTCGATGCTGGCGTTGGTACTGCCTCTGATGCAGCTATCGCGATGGAGCTTGGTTGTGATGGAGTCTTAATGAATTCAGCGATTGCTAATGCACAGAATCCAGTCATGATGGCACACGCCATGAAACATGCAGTTTGGGCAGGTCGCGAGGCATTTTTAGCAGGACGGATGCCGATGCGTAAGATGGCGACTGCCAGCTCACCGCAAACTGGGTACTTTTTTCAGTAA